Proteins from a genomic interval of Leifsonia shinshuensis:
- a CDS encoding carbohydrate ABC transporter permease: MSQATSRSRRSGIRRGEAASGWLFTAPVILLLGVFLVIPVLMALWVSFSDWGGRGSPFSSDVNFVGLKNYTTLLAGGGLAEQDFGMALKNNAWYVVLVVPIQTAVALFLAVLVNRAVLRGRGFFRTAFYFPSVTSSVAITVLWLFLFSTSGAVNKVLSWFGVNGPNWFNDPSGIIHNLLGVFGVSTGPAALTQNTLLGVSWWDWLGGPSVAMTAYIIMAVFTTSGTFMLLFIAALQNLGGDITEAAMMDGANGWQRFWRITLPQLRPTLFTVLTLGLIGCWQVFDQIYTGSKGAPSKTTLTPAYLSYQTSFTNQEWGQGAAIAFILFVIIVLFTIFQRWVLRERTVSKRRMRPYDAMVIAATAPSNSSGSAMKGGLG; encoded by the coding sequence ATGTCGCAAGCCACGAGTCGGTCTCGCCGTTCCGGAATCCGGCGCGGCGAGGCCGCCTCGGGGTGGTTGTTCACCGCCCCGGTCATCCTGCTGCTCGGCGTGTTCCTCGTCATCCCGGTGCTCATGGCGCTGTGGGTCAGCTTCTCCGACTGGGGAGGGCGCGGCAGCCCCTTCTCCTCCGACGTGAACTTCGTCGGGCTCAAGAACTACACGACCCTGCTGGCGGGCGGCGGGCTCGCGGAGCAGGACTTCGGCATGGCGCTGAAGAACAACGCCTGGTACGTGGTGCTGGTCGTCCCGATCCAGACCGCGGTCGCGCTCTTCCTCGCGGTGCTCGTCAACCGGGCCGTCCTGCGCGGGCGCGGCTTCTTCCGCACCGCCTTCTACTTCCCGTCGGTGACCAGCTCGGTCGCCATCACCGTGCTGTGGCTGTTCCTGTTCAGCACCTCCGGCGCGGTGAACAAGGTGCTCTCCTGGTTCGGCGTGAACGGACCGAACTGGTTCAACGACCCGAGCGGGATCATCCACAACCTGCTCGGCGTGTTCGGCGTCAGCACGGGCCCCGCCGCCCTCACCCAGAACACGCTGCTCGGCGTCTCCTGGTGGGACTGGCTGGGCGGGCCGTCCGTCGCGATGACCGCGTACATCATCATGGCCGTGTTCACCACGAGCGGCACCTTCATGCTGCTGTTCATCGCGGCCCTGCAGAACCTCGGCGGCGACATCACCGAGGCCGCCATGATGGACGGCGCCAACGGCTGGCAGCGGTTCTGGCGCATCACGCTCCCGCAGCTGCGGCCGACGCTCTTCACCGTCCTGACCCTCGGCTTGATCGGCTGCTGGCAGGTCTTCGACCAGATCTACACCGGCAGCAAGGGCGCGCCGAGCAAGACCACGCTGACGCCGGCGTACCTCTCGTACCAGACCTCGTTCACCAACCAGGAGTGGGGCCAGGGCGCCGCGATCGCCTTCATCCTGTTCGTCATCATCGTGCTGTTCACGATCTTCCAGCGCTGGGTGCTGCGCGAGCGCACGGTCTCCAAGCGGCGCATGCGGCCCTACGACGCGATGGTGATCGCCGCGACCGCGCCGAGCAACTCGTCCGGCTCCGCCATGAAGGGAGGCCTCGGATGA
- a CDS encoding sugar ABC transporter substrate-binding protein, producing the protein MRRITSRWLAGGAVAAAAALALTACGSGFGGSGSSDTGKLTSSNKALTVMIGSSGDAETAAVKSAVGDWSKSSGTTANVVAASDLNQQLSQGFAAKKPADVFYLSTDALAGYASNGSLLAYGDQLANKSDFYPSLVKSFTYDGKFYCAPKDFSTLQLIINKDMWSAAGLTDSDIPKTWDQLEAVAKKLTAAGHVGLGISGEYARIGSFMVQAGGNLMNDDSTKATANSDANVKALDFVKQMLNAGDLKYAKNLGAGWGGEAFGKGLAAMTIEGNWITGAMKSDYPNVKYQVAELPAGPAGKGTLQFTNCWGIAADSPNQAAALKLVEQLTSKDDQLAFSKAFGPMPSIKSAASEWKSANPDLVPFLNAADYAKGVPTAKGAADVVTDLNSKLETLATSDPKTILDATQKNLEALK; encoded by the coding sequence ATGCGAAGAATCACATCCCGCTGGCTCGCGGGCGGCGCCGTCGCCGCCGCGGCCGCCCTCGCCCTCACCGCCTGCGGCTCCGGCTTCGGCGGCAGCGGCAGCAGCGACACCGGCAAGCTGACCTCGTCGAACAAGGCGCTCACGGTCATGATCGGCTCGTCCGGCGACGCCGAGACGGCCGCGGTCAAGTCCGCCGTCGGCGACTGGTCGAAGAGCTCGGGCACCACGGCCAACGTCGTGGCCGCGAGCGACCTCAACCAGCAGCTCTCGCAGGGCTTCGCCGCCAAGAAGCCGGCGGATGTGTTCTACCTCTCGACCGACGCGCTCGCCGGCTACGCCTCCAACGGCTCGCTGCTCGCGTACGGCGACCAGCTCGCCAACAAGAGCGACTTCTACCCGAGCCTGGTCAAGTCCTTCACTTACGACGGCAAGTTCTACTGCGCGCCGAAGGACTTCTCCACCCTCCAGCTCATCATCAACAAGGACATGTGGAGCGCCGCCGGCCTGACCGACAGCGACATCCCCAAGACCTGGGACCAGCTCGAGGCCGTCGCCAAGAAGCTCACCGCGGCCGGCCACGTCGGCCTCGGCATCTCGGGCGAGTACGCGCGCATCGGCTCCTTCATGGTGCAGGCGGGCGGCAACCTGATGAACGACGACAGCACCAAGGCGACCGCCAACAGCGACGCCAACGTCAAGGCGCTCGACTTCGTCAAGCAGATGCTCAACGCGGGCGACCTCAAGTACGCCAAGAACCTCGGAGCGGGCTGGGGCGGCGAGGCGTTCGGCAAGGGCCTGGCCGCGATGACCATCGAGGGCAACTGGATCACCGGCGCCATGAAGTCCGACTACCCGAACGTCAAGTACCAGGTCGCCGAGCTCCCGGCCGGCCCCGCCGGCAAGGGCACCCTCCAGTTCACCAACTGCTGGGGCATCGCCGCCGACAGCCCCAACCAGGCCGCCGCCCTCAAGCTCGTCGAGCAGCTGACCAGCAAGGACGACCAGCTCGCCTTCTCCAAGGCGTTCGGCCCGATGCCGTCGATCAAGTCCGCCGCGAGCGAGTGGAAGTCGGCCAACCCCGACCTCGTCCCGTTCCTCAACGCCGCCGACTACGCCAAGGGCGTGCCGACCGCCAAGGGCGCTGCCGACGTCGTGACCGACCTCAACAGCAAGCTGGAGACGCTGGCCACGAGCGACCCGAAGACGATCCTCGACGCCACGCAGAAGAACCTCGAAGCGCTGAAGTAA
- a CDS encoding LacI family DNA-binding transcriptional regulator has protein sequence MGAQPTVSDVADAAGVSRQTVSNVLNTPAIVRPETRERVEEAIRSLGYRPHASARRLRTQKSSTIGIRLDPMTRDGISGSVLDRFLHALTEQADRKGLRVLLFTADDPQDEIEQFRRLSDGADVDAFVLTSTFHGDPRTEWLIEHGQSFVTFGRPWGIDDMTDPLHLWVDVDGRAGLREATDHFLALGLRRIGYLGWPAGSGTGDDRRAGWLEAMRDARAVDETTLATLEEAAEDGVPFGAEAMRRLAARVDVEAVVCASDSLALGALTATGGSIPVIGYDDTPVAASLGFSSVRQPLDEVASGVLELLTGAHGGRVQSSVDDPRHRLVTPQLVLREGATLLGAR, from the coding sequence ATGGGTGCGCAGCCGACGGTCAGCGACGTCGCCGACGCCGCGGGCGTGTCGCGGCAGACCGTCTCCAACGTGCTGAACACCCCTGCGATCGTCCGCCCGGAGACCCGCGAACGCGTCGAGGAGGCCATCCGCTCGCTCGGCTACCGGCCGCACGCCTCGGCGCGCCGGCTGCGCACGCAGAAGAGCTCCACCATCGGCATCCGCCTCGACCCGATGACCCGCGACGGCATCTCCGGCAGCGTGCTCGACCGCTTCCTGCACGCGCTCACGGAGCAGGCCGATCGCAAGGGCCTGCGCGTCCTGCTCTTCACGGCGGACGATCCGCAGGACGAGATCGAGCAGTTCCGGCGGCTCTCCGACGGCGCCGACGTGGACGCGTTCGTGCTGACCTCGACCTTCCACGGGGACCCGCGCACGGAGTGGCTGATCGAGCACGGCCAGTCGTTCGTCACGTTCGGCCGGCCGTGGGGCATCGACGACATGACCGACCCGCTGCACCTGTGGGTCGATGTGGACGGCCGGGCCGGCCTGCGGGAGGCGACCGACCACTTCCTCGCGCTGGGCCTGCGGCGGATCGGCTACCTGGGCTGGCCCGCCGGCTCCGGGACCGGCGACGACCGCCGGGCGGGCTGGCTGGAGGCGATGCGCGACGCCCGCGCGGTGGACGAGACGACCCTCGCGACGCTGGAGGAGGCCGCCGAGGACGGCGTGCCGTTCGGCGCGGAGGCCATGCGCCGCCTCGCGGCGCGCGTCGACGTGGAGGCCGTGGTGTGCGCGTCCGACTCCCTCGCCCTCGGGGCGCTCACCGCGACCGGAGGCAGCATCCCGGTGATCGGCTACGACGACACCCCGGTTGCCGCGTCGCTGGGCTTCTCCAGCGTGCGCCAGCCGCTGGACGAGGTGGCCTCCGGCGTGCTCGAGCTGCTGACCGGCGCCCACGGCGGCCGGGTGCAGTCCTCGGTGGACGACCCGCGGCACCGGCTCGTGACGCCGCAGCTCGTGCTGCGGGAGGGCGCGACCCTCCTCGGCGCGCGCTGA
- a CDS encoding antibiotic biosynthesis monooxygenase produces the protein MTPQEPNASAPQAQHPDTPPRIPVTVSITRRVDPSRLPEVTHWVQAGVNLANTYEGFLGSGWVRANAHSHEWHMLYRFADAASLEAWEASDDRADWLYEGRELVEVSRVERRTGIEGWFDEPQPGVPAAPPRWKQAVTIWLGFFPLSLAFTYFTFYLVPGWHQLWPLATVLITTLLLTPTMTYFLLPFVTRLLHPWLARR, from the coding sequence ATGACTCCACAAGAGCCGAACGCCTCCGCGCCACAAGCGCAGCACCCGGACACTCCCCCGCGCATCCCCGTCACCGTCTCGATCACCCGCCGCGTCGACCCCAGCCGTCTCCCCGAGGTCACGCACTGGGTCCAGGCGGGCGTCAATCTGGCCAACACCTACGAGGGCTTCCTCGGCTCCGGCTGGGTGCGCGCGAACGCCCACTCGCACGAGTGGCACATGCTCTACCGCTTCGCCGACGCCGCGTCCTTGGAGGCGTGGGAGGCCTCGGACGACCGTGCCGACTGGCTGTACGAGGGCCGCGAGCTCGTCGAGGTGTCGCGCGTGGAGCGCCGCACCGGGATCGAGGGCTGGTTCGACGAGCCGCAGCCCGGCGTCCCGGCCGCCCCGCCGCGCTGGAAGCAGGCCGTGACGATCTGGCTGGGATTCTTCCCGCTCTCGCTCGCCTTCACCTACTTCACGTTCTATCTCGTGCCCGGCTGGCACCAGCTGTGGCCGCTCGCAACCGTCCTCATCACGACGCTGCTCCTCACTCCGACGATGACCTACTTCCTGCTCCCCTTCGTCACCCGCCTCCTGCACCCCTGGCTCGCCCGCCGCTGA
- a CDS encoding DUF4097 family beta strand repeat-containing protein, translated as MAQEKWLIQPGESRTIDVELVRSLKVGLLGGQIDIIGHDEPGARVEVHSVSGRDLKVSIDEDRLEIDHPQLRWDNFIDVFKSMRSSARADISVLVPRDVALKFGVVSAGALISGLKTDARLSTVSGDVVIDGLEGALELNSVSGELSARGHTGRITAHTVSGDITATGAIPRFTADGVSADIMVDISGTPDEIQVNTVSGDTTIRIPEALGARYRANTVSGRVQLDNVMVVGSAGKGYTATTGSLDGYWVDITVNSVSGAVSVLRSSAAQREASA; from the coding sequence ATGGCACAGGAGAAGTGGCTGATCCAGCCCGGCGAGAGCCGCACGATCGACGTGGAGCTGGTCCGCTCCCTCAAGGTCGGGCTGCTGGGCGGCCAGATCGACATCATCGGTCACGACGAGCCGGGGGCCCGGGTGGAGGTCCACTCGGTGTCCGGCCGCGACCTCAAGGTCAGCATCGACGAGGACCGCCTCGAGATCGACCACCCGCAGCTGCGCTGGGACAACTTCATCGACGTCTTCAAGTCGATGCGCTCCAGCGCCCGCGCCGACATCAGCGTGCTGGTCCCGCGCGACGTCGCCCTCAAGTTCGGCGTGGTCTCGGCCGGAGCCCTCATCTCGGGCCTGAAGACCGACGCGCGGCTCAGCACCGTCTCCGGGGACGTGGTGATCGACGGCCTCGAAGGCGCCCTCGAGCTCAACTCCGTCAGCGGAGAGCTCTCCGCCCGCGGTCACACCGGGCGCATCACCGCGCACACGGTCTCGGGGGACATCACGGCCACCGGAGCCATCCCGCGCTTCACCGCGGACGGCGTCTCCGCCGACATCATGGTGGACATCTCCGGCACACCCGACGAGATCCAGGTCAACACCGTCTCGGGCGACACGACCATCCGCATCCCCGAGGCGCTCGGCGCCCGCTACCGGGCCAACACCGTCTCCGGCCGCGTCCAGCTCGACAACGTCATGGTCGTCGGCTCCGCCGGAAAGGGGTACACCGCGACCACCGGCAGCCTCGACGGCTACTGGGTCGACATCACGGTCAACTCCGTCTCCGGCGCCGTCTCGGTGCTCCGCAGCTCCGCGGCTCAGCGGGAGGCGTCGGCGTGA
- a CDS encoding helix-turn-helix transcriptional regulator, protein MTPVFAHGSLRLYLLSLLAEEPRHGYELIQALSDRFGGTYVPSAGTIYPRLAKLEEEGLVTKTTDGRKTVYAITDAGRAELAAREPELDAIEDEVTDSVRRLADEVRAGVNDAMRTLRAELASAAREAKRDAHRVDARQEAREAGRDARAAANAAAREAEVAINEFRQQLRTDLRSQAARGALPEDVVPLLKNELLRVRRAIVEAIGRG, encoded by the coding sequence GTGACCCCCGTCTTCGCCCACGGCAGCCTCCGCCTCTACCTGCTCAGCCTCCTGGCCGAGGAGCCGCGCCACGGCTACGAGCTCATCCAGGCGCTGAGCGACCGCTTCGGCGGCACGTACGTCCCGAGCGCCGGCACCATCTACCCCCGGCTGGCGAAGCTGGAGGAGGAGGGGCTGGTCACCAAGACGACGGACGGCCGAAAGACCGTCTACGCGATCACCGACGCCGGCCGCGCCGAGCTCGCCGCCCGCGAGCCCGAGCTGGACGCGATCGAGGACGAGGTCACCGACTCCGTCCGCCGGCTCGCGGACGAGGTCCGGGCCGGCGTGAACGACGCCATGCGCACCCTGCGCGCCGAGCTGGCCTCGGCGGCGCGGGAGGCCAAGCGCGACGCGCACCGGGTCGACGCGCGGCAGGAGGCGCGCGAGGCGGGCCGGGACGCGCGCGCGGCCGCGAACGCGGCGGCGCGAGAGGCGGAGGTCGCGATCAACGAGTTCCGCCAGCAGCTGCGCACCGACCTGCGCTCCCAGGCGGCGCGCGGCGCGCTCCCGGAGGACGTCGTGCCGCTTCTCAAGAACGAGCTGCTCCGTGTGCGCCGGGCGATCGTCGAGGCGATCGGCCGCGGCTGA
- a CDS encoding APC family permease, translating to MIGDPLPSEKLEGQLLPKHLALPIFASDALSSVAYAPQELLMILLLGGLSFLTFAPWVAAAVVVLMITVVLSYRQLVKAYPSGGGDYEVAHKNLGEKAGLVVASALLVDYVLTVAVSVASGVDNVISALPFLAPWRVELAVLCVIILAAVNLRGVRESSKAFALPTYIFIGSIAVMIVTALVRTVLGSAPVAESAGYVVHTSSVTQAAMVLLLLRAFSSGCSALTGVEAVANGVPAFRTPKIRNARTTLAMMGGIAIVLFAGLTATALISGVHYAENPCDLQGWAQCATSPQRSLIAQIAAATFGNNTFFFFIVQAATAVVLLLAANTAFNGFPLLGSVLARDSYAPKALNTRGDRLVYSNGMILLALAATVLLLVYQANLTQLIQLYIIGVFVSFTLGQSGMVKHWVTMLRGSGTDGAAVLSQRERSSIVRSLCINAFGATLTFVVLIVVTITKFTHGAYLVFIFMPILWFLMLGVNRYYRDVEKEIEVDPVTTFGSVGDHAVVLIGKMQKPALKALDYAIAARHDSIEAVHVSIEEEATQKLQRQWIEQNIHVPLTIIESPYREFGVPVIKYLKHRREEHGSEVVTVYLPQYIVGHWWESLLHNHRARRLSKQLMLCHGVTVALVPWLLDSSSLIYGRRSRPLPGQDRRGEPTRPIARRPLAPASAARARIHIHPTPITSGEQSEFAAPGELAVPPVGGSERASQGSGEQEAVPAKAKR from the coding sequence TTGATCGGCGACCCGCTGCCGAGCGAGAAGCTCGAAGGGCAGCTGCTCCCGAAGCACCTCGCCCTACCCATCTTCGCCAGCGACGCACTGTCCAGCGTCGCGTACGCGCCGCAGGAACTCCTGATGATCCTGCTGCTGGGCGGGCTGTCCTTCCTGACGTTCGCGCCCTGGGTCGCGGCGGCCGTCGTCGTCCTGATGATCACCGTGGTGCTGAGCTACCGCCAGCTGGTCAAGGCCTACCCCTCGGGTGGCGGCGACTACGAGGTGGCGCACAAGAACCTCGGTGAGAAGGCCGGTCTGGTCGTCGCCTCCGCCCTGCTCGTCGACTACGTGCTGACCGTCGCCGTGTCGGTCGCGTCCGGCGTCGACAATGTCATCTCCGCGCTGCCGTTCCTCGCGCCGTGGCGGGTCGAGCTCGCCGTGCTCTGCGTGATCATCCTCGCCGCGGTCAACCTCCGCGGCGTTCGCGAGTCCAGCAAGGCGTTCGCGCTGCCGACCTACATCTTCATCGGCAGCATTGCGGTGATGATCGTCACCGCGCTCGTCCGCACCGTCCTGGGGAGCGCGCCGGTCGCGGAGTCGGCCGGCTACGTCGTGCACACCAGCAGCGTCACGCAGGCGGCGATGGTGCTGCTCCTCCTGCGCGCCTTCTCCAGCGGCTGTTCCGCGCTGACCGGTGTGGAGGCCGTCGCCAACGGCGTCCCCGCCTTCCGGACGCCCAAGATCCGCAACGCCCGCACCACGTTGGCGATGATGGGCGGCATCGCGATCGTCCTGTTCGCCGGCCTCACCGCCACCGCGTTGATCAGCGGCGTGCACTACGCGGAGAACCCGTGCGACCTGCAGGGCTGGGCCCAGTGCGCCACCTCCCCGCAGCGCTCGCTGATCGCGCAGATCGCCGCGGCGACGTTCGGCAACAACACCTTCTTCTTCTTCATCGTGCAGGCCGCCACCGCGGTCGTGCTGCTGCTAGCCGCGAACACCGCCTTCAACGGATTCCCGCTGCTCGGCTCGGTGCTCGCCCGCGACTCCTACGCACCCAAGGCACTCAACACCCGCGGCGACCGGCTCGTCTACTCGAACGGCATGATCCTGCTGGCGCTCGCCGCGACGGTCCTGCTGCTCGTCTACCAGGCGAACCTGACGCAGCTCATCCAGCTGTACATCATCGGCGTCTTCGTCTCGTTCACGCTCGGCCAGTCCGGGATGGTGAAGCACTGGGTCACGATGCTGCGCGGCAGCGGCACGGACGGCGCGGCCGTGCTGAGCCAGCGCGAGCGCAGCAGCATCGTCCGTTCGCTCTGCATCAATGCGTTCGGCGCGACCCTGACCTTCGTCGTCCTCATCGTGGTGACGATCACGAAGTTCACGCACGGCGCCTACCTCGTCTTCATCTTCATGCCGATCCTCTGGTTCCTGATGCTCGGCGTGAACCGGTACTACCGGGACGTGGAGAAGGAGATCGAGGTCGACCCGGTCACGACCTTCGGCAGCGTCGGCGACCACGCCGTCGTCCTCATCGGCAAGATGCAGAAGCCGGCGTTGAAGGCGCTGGACTACGCGATCGCGGCGCGGCACGACTCGATCGAGGCGGTCCACGTCTCCATCGAGGAGGAGGCCACGCAGAAGCTGCAGCGGCAGTGGATCGAGCAGAACATCCACGTCCCGCTGACGATCATCGAGTCGCCGTACCGCGAGTTCGGCGTGCCGGTGATCAAGTACCTCAAGCACCGCCGCGAGGAGCACGGCTCCGAGGTCGTGACGGTCTACCTGCCGCAGTACATCGTCGGCCACTGGTGGGAGTCGCTGCTGCACAACCACCGCGCCCGCCGGCTGAGCAAGCAGCTCATGCTGTGCCACGGCGTCACCGTCGCGCTCGTCCCGTGGCTGCTCGACTCGTCGTCGCTGATCTACGGCCGCCGGTCGCGCCCGCTGCCGGGACAGGACCGGCGCGGCGAGCCGACGCGCCCGATCGCGCGGCGTCCGCTGGCGCCGGCGTCGGCGGCGCGAGCGCGGATCCACATCCACCCGACGCCCATCACCTCGGGGGAGCAGAGCGAGTTCGCGGCTCCCGGGGAGCTGGCGGTGCCGCCGGTGGGTGGGAGCGAGCGTGCGTCGCAAGGCTCCGGCGAGCAGGAGGCCGTGCCGGCCAAGGCGAAGCGCTAG
- a CDS encoding MBL fold metallo-hydrolase has translation MLELSTGHRLEVLPTPGHTTGHACFFEPDAEVLITGDALVSGHALLDDEGELQQLPAFFHHDAAGAEASARRLSLCDARWVLPGHGPALRLSGG, from the coding sequence GTGCTCGAACTGTCGACCGGGCACCGCTTGGAGGTGCTGCCGACCCCCGGCCACACGACGGGCCACGCCTGCTTCTTCGAGCCGGACGCCGAGGTCCTCATCACGGGCGACGCGCTCGTCTCCGGACACGCGCTGCTCGACGACGAGGGCGAGCTGCAACAGCTGCCGGCGTTCTTCCACCACGACGCGGCCGGGGCGGAGGCGAGCGCTCGGAGGCTCAGCCTGTGCGACGCGCGCTGGGTGCTGCCCGGCCACGGGCCGGCGCTGCGGTTGTCAGGCGGCTAG
- a CDS encoding TipAS antibiotic-recognition domain-containing protein: MDWSIQDIARIAGTTSRTLRHYDELGLLPPSRIAANGYRHYDRDSLVRLQRILLLRDLGLGLPAIARVLDDRQDAVPALRDHLTWLRSERERLARQIASVESTIHAVEEGGEIVAEEMFDGFDHTQYKEEVEERWGKDAYAASDRWWRGMTAEERSGWQQRQKALAADWTAAAARGVDPGSEEAQALARRHADWLADIPGTPGYGTGAPRPAYLTGLGDMYVADPRFAANYGGVEGATFVRDALRIYAESLPA, encoded by the coding sequence GTGGACTGGAGCATCCAGGACATCGCGCGCATCGCCGGCACGACGAGCAGGACGCTGCGTCACTACGACGAGCTCGGCCTGCTCCCGCCGAGCCGGATCGCCGCCAACGGCTACCGCCACTACGACCGCGACTCCCTCGTGCGGCTGCAGCGCATCCTCCTGCTGCGGGACCTCGGGCTCGGCCTCCCGGCCATCGCCCGCGTGCTCGACGACCGGCAGGATGCGGTCCCCGCGCTGCGCGACCACCTGACGTGGCTGCGCAGTGAGCGGGAGCGGCTGGCGCGGCAGATCGCGTCGGTCGAGTCGACGATCCACGCTGTGGAGGAAGGAGGGGAGATCGTGGCTGAGGAGATGTTCGACGGCTTCGACCACACCCAGTACAAGGAGGAGGTCGAGGAGCGCTGGGGGAAGGACGCGTACGCGGCGTCCGACCGCTGGTGGCGCGGGATGACCGCTGAGGAGCGCTCAGGCTGGCAGCAGCGGCAGAAGGCGCTCGCCGCCGACTGGACGGCCGCCGCCGCGCGGGGGGTCGACCCTGGGTCGGAGGAGGCGCAGGCGCTCGCGCGCCGGCACGCCGACTGGCTGGCCGACATCCCGGGCACGCCCGGCTACGGCACGGGCGCGCCGCGTCCGGCCTATCTGACCGGGCTCGGCGACATGTACGTCGCCGACCCGCGCTTCGCCGCCAACTACGGCGGCGTGGAGGGCGCCACCTTCGTGCGCGACGCCCTCCGCATCTACGCCGAGTCCCTGCCCGCCTGA
- a CDS encoding membrane protein, protein MSRFLLVRRIGQLLVGLFLYGIAIALMVRAGIGVSPWDVLAQGVSYKTGIPFGLVTNLVGLVVLAFWIPLRQRPGLGTVLNVLLVGPSAQLGLWLIPQQTVLWAQVLVFAAGLLLLAVATGLYIGPKLGPGPRDGLMTGLHARTGRPIWAVRTAIEVTVLIIGWFLGGNVGIGTLAFALLVGPLCSLTLPFFAIRLPEPAPADAALEGELEGTAEQGPGLRAEGADERDAVRFDVRDGILLESDAAARSRAVDRADSPLVRGPQPDRAPAEPPAARPSRLIAAHWLDDRLTGRSRRPRTRRA, encoded by the coding sequence ATGTCCCGTTTCCTCCTCGTCCGCCGCATCGGCCAGCTCCTCGTCGGACTGTTCCTGTACGGCATCGCGATCGCGCTGATGGTCCGCGCGGGGATCGGCGTCTCGCCGTGGGACGTGCTGGCGCAGGGTGTGTCGTACAAGACCGGCATCCCGTTCGGGCTGGTGACCAACCTGGTCGGGCTCGTCGTGCTGGCGTTCTGGATCCCGCTGCGGCAGCGGCCGGGGCTCGGGACCGTGCTGAACGTGCTCCTGGTCGGGCCGAGCGCGCAGCTCGGGCTGTGGCTCATCCCGCAGCAGACCGTGCTGTGGGCGCAGGTGCTGGTGTTCGCCGCCGGCCTGCTGCTGCTCGCGGTCGCGACCGGCCTCTACATCGGGCCGAAGCTCGGCCCGGGACCGCGCGACGGGCTGATGACCGGCCTGCACGCCCGCACCGGACGCCCGATCTGGGCCGTGCGGACGGCGATCGAGGTCACGGTGCTCATCATCGGCTGGTTCCTCGGCGGCAACGTCGGCATCGGGACGCTCGCGTTCGCGCTGCTGGTCGGGCCGCTGTGCAGTCTCACCCTCCCGTTCTTCGCCATCCGGCTGCCGGAGCCCGCGCCCGCGGACGCCGCGCTGGAGGGCGAGCTGGAAGGCACGGCGGAGCAGGGCCCCGGCCTCCGCGCGGAGGGTGCGGACGAGCGGGATGCCGTCCGTTTCGACGTGCGAGACGGCATCCTGCTCGAGTCCGACGCTGCCGCCCGGTCGCGTGCGGTGGACCGCGCGGACTCCCCGCTGGTGCGCGGCCCGCAACCCGACCGCGCCCCCGCCGAGCCGCCGGCCGCGCGCCCGTCCCGCCTCATCGCCGCCCACTGGCTCGACGACCGCCTCACCGGCCGCTCCCGCCGCCCCCGCACCCGCCGCGCCTGA